The genomic interval TATCAACAACACAAATCTATACCCATGTATCTAAAGAACAATTAAGAAAAGTTTATATGGAAGCACATCCTCATGCAAAGGAGTAGATTAGAATGAGAACAAGAGGTTTTGAAATTGTTAATGGATATGAAAATGAATCAATTACGATTCCTATGCGACAAACCCTATATTCAGCTGGTTATGATATCGAAGCTTGTGAAACAGTTGAAATCGCACCGAATGAAGTAAAACTAGTCAAAACAGGTTTAAAAGCATACATGTTAGAGGATGAATTATTAAAACTCTATATTCGTTCTAGTATGGCAATTAATAAAGGTGTTATGTTAGCTAACAATGTTGGAATTATTGATAGTGATTACTATAATAATGAAAAAAATAATGGACATATTATAATCCCTTTATACAATTTTTCTAATCAATTGCTCATAATATATAAAGGTGAGAAAATAGCTCAAGGTATCTTTGAAAAATATTTAGTGGTTGACAAGGATACTCCCAACCACCAAATAAGAAAAGGTGGATTTGGAAGTAGTAATCACTAAATATAAAAAAAACAAAAAAAACACATTAAGTAATTGAAAAAACATTATAAATGTGATATACTATAATGCGGCAAAAAATACACACACAAATGAGAATATCGTCGGGTGCTAGGTTTTAGTGGCGGTTTTCGTAGAAATTTGTGGAGGCCAAACAAAATAAAATTTAGGAGGAAATTATTTACATGGCAGTAGTTTCAATGAAACAATTATTAGAAGCTGGTGTTCATTTTGGACATCAAACACGTAGATGGAATCCAAAAATGGAAAAATACATCTATGCAAAACGTAATGGAATTTATATTATTGATTTACAAAAATCACAAGCTAAAATTGATGAAGGATACAAATTAATATTTGATATCGTCAAAGATGGTGGAAAAATATTATTTGTTGGGACAAAAAAACAAGCACAACACGCAGTAAGAGAAGAAGCGATTCGTGCAAATCAATATTATGTGAATCAACGTTGGCTTGGAGGAACTTTAACTAATTATGCAACACTTAAAACACGTATTAATCGTTTATTTGAGTTAGAAGCAATGGTTGAAGATGGTTCAATTTCAAATTACCCTAAAAAAGAACAAATTTTAATGAAAAAAGAATTAGAAAAATTGCAAAAATTCTTTAATGGAATTAAAGATATGAATCAATTACCAAGTGCGTTATTCGTTATCGATCCTAAAAAAGAAAAAAATGCGATTTTAGAAGCACGTAAGTTACATATTCCTGTATTTGGAATTGTTGATACAAACTGTGATCCTGACGATCTTGACTTTGTAATTCCAGCAAACGATGATGCTATTAGAGCTGTTAAATTAATATTAACAGTAATGGCAAACGCTGCTGTTGAAGCTCAAGGTGGCACTATAGTTCGTCTAAACGAAAGTAGAGACAGAGATCGTGACCGTAGAGAAGAAAGAAAAGATAGTCAAACTAAGCAAGTAGTTGAAGAGAAAAAGGAGACTACTGAGGAATCTGCAGAATAAAATTAATTCTTGTGGTGATAAAGTAACTCCTTTATCACCTTTTTTATAAATTATAAAATTAGGAGGAAATTATATGACTGTTACAGCAAAAATGGTAAAAGAGCTACGCGATAAAACTGGTGCAGGTATGATGGATTGTAAAAAAGCATTAGTGGCTTGTGAAGGAGATATGGGAGAAGCTATTGATTGGTTGCGAGAAAAAGGAATCGCAAAAGCAGCGAAGAAAGCAGGTAGAATTGCGGCAGAAGGTTTGTGTGAAGTCGTAATCGAAGGTAATACTGCATTTTTATTTGAATTAAATTCAGAAACAGATTTTGTTGCTAAAAATGATCAGTTTTTAAATTTACTTAGTAAATTAGGTAAAATTCTAATTGAAGCAAAGCCAGCTGATATAACTGAAGCTTTATCCATTGAAAAAGAAGGAAAAACTGTAGAAGCTCATGTTGTAGAAGCGAGTGCTAAAATTGGTGAAAAATTGACTTTACGTCGTGTAACTAAAGTAACTAAAACAGATACTCAAGTTTTTGGTACCTATAAACATATGGGTGGAAAAATTGCGGTTATTACTGTTTTAGAAGGAGATAATCCTGTAGCTGCTAAAGATATCGCAATGCATGTGGCCGCTATTAATCCAAGATACATTGATGAAACAGGTGTTAATGCAGCTGATGTTGAACATGAAAGAACAATGTTTACAAAAGAATTTGAAAATGAATTAGCGAATGAAACCAATGAAAAAGCTAAAGCAGCTAAAATGAAACGTATTCCACAAATTGTTGAGGGTAAAGTAAATAAATGGTTAAAAGAATCTTGTTTAGTTGAACAACCATTTGTTAAAAATCCAGATGTAACAGTTTTACAATATACAGAAAGCAATAATAGTAAAGTCGTTCAGTTCATCCGTTTTGAAGTTGGTGAAGGAATCGAGAAGAAAGTAGATAACTTTGCAGAAGAAGTAAGGGCTCAAGTTCGTGCATAAATATAAGGCACGCTTGTGCCTTATTCTTAAACTTTAAAAGGATGGTATTAAGATGGATAATAAACATTATAAACGGGTCATATTAAAATTAAGTGGCGAAGCTTTAAGTGGTGATAAAAAGGTTGGAATTGATCCAATTACTGTTAAAGAAATCGCTATGGAAATTAAAGATGCTTATTCTACTGGTGTTCAAATAGGAATTATTGTTGGTGGTGGCAATATTTGGCGTGGAAAATCAGCAAGTGAAATGGGTATGGAACGAGCGAGCGCTGATTATATGGGGATGTTAGCTACTGTTATGAATGCGTTAGCCTTACAAAACGCTTTAGAATCAATTGGTGTTGATACCCGTGCGATGACTTCAATTAGTATGGAAGCAGTTGCAGAACCATATATTCGTCGACGTGCGATTAGACATTTAGAAAAAGGCCGAATCGTTATTTTTGGCGGTGGAACTGGGAATCCTTATTTTTCTACCGATACAACTGCAGCACTTCGTGCTGCTGAAATTGACGCTGAAGCGATACTAATGGCAAAAAATCGCGTAGATGGCGTTTATGATAGTGACCCAGTTATTAATCCAAATGCAAAAAAATACGAAGTTCTTACTTTTTTAGAATTATTAAATCGTAATCTAGGTGTTATGGATTCAACAGCAGCATCATTATGTATGGATAATAATATTGATGTTGTTCTGTTTAATATGAATACAAAAGGAAATATCAAAAAGGCAGTTGAAGGCCAAAAAATAGGTACTACAGTGAAAGGGAGATGAAAAAATGCCAGATACAATTTTATTTGATGCTGAAGAGAGAATGGAAAAAGCAGTAGAATCATTTCGTCATGAATTATCAACTATCAGAACAGGGCGAGCTAGTGCTAGTGTTTTAGACCGTATTACCGTAGATTATTACGGTGCACCAACACCAATTAATCAAACCTCATCAGTGACAACTCCTGAGGCACGTTTATTGGTAGTTAAACCTTATGACAAATCTATGGTAAAAGCTGTTGAAAAAGCAATTTTATCATCTGATTTAGGTATTACACCATCAAATGACGGACAAGTAATTCGGATTTCTTTTCCGCAATTAACAGAAGAAAGACGTAAAGAACTTGCTAAACGTGTTCACAAATATGGTGAAGAAGCAAAAGTAGCTGTTCGTAATATTAGACGTGATGCTAATGATCAATTAAAGAAATTAGAAAAAAATAGCACCATTACAGAAGATGATTTAAAAGGTTACATTGAAGATGTGCAAACATTTACAAATGATTATACGAAAAAAATAGACGAATATGTAGAAGAAAAAGAAAAAGATATTCTAAATGTATAAAAATAAAAGGCTCTTTGTCAAGTAGTGTGGGTAGAGAATATCCAATAAACTGACATTAAATCAATTATGAGGATTAAGCTGAATGGCTTAGTCCTTTTTTCATTATTCCCATTCCATGAGAAATGAGAATTCGTAGTTTAAAATGATGATAGCTTCTATAACCAAAAGCTATACGCTTGATAACTTTTATTTTATTATTTATACCTTCAATTACACCATTTGTATAATTAGTAGACATTAGATTTAGAATATAGGATTTATTCTTACGAATAGATTTAACTGATGTTTTCATATAAGCTGATATGTTTGGGTATTCTTGTTCAATTTGATCAAGAGTAGTTGTAAAGAGTTCTGGATTTTTGTTTTTAATACTATGTAAAAGGTCCTGATATAGTTCATATGTATCTCTAAGTTCATTACTTTGATCTAGTAAATAATTTACAATATCTTCTTCACACATCATTTGTTTAAAACAATAAACTTTTCTATAATTTTTGATGTCTAATTTAGCCCGATCTTTCAATATAAGCTTCCAATAACGTTTAAACTTATTGTAGTTCTTTTTATCTTGATTCATAATTCTAACTCTAGTTTTATTTAATGAGCGAGAGATTAATTGAATAATATGGAATTTATCCATAACTATTTTAGCGTTAGGAAAGAGCATCTTTATAAGTTGAATGTAGGGCTTGTACATATCGATAACGATTAATTTTACACTTCTCCTTGCTTTTTTAGTGTATCGTTGGAAATATTTGATTAATGAATTTAAGCGTCTATCTTCAACGATATCAATTATGCTTCCATTATGAGCATCACAAAAAGAAAAGACATAGCCCCTACTGATGATTTAACTGATTTAAATTCATCAAAACAAAGTTGTTCAGGTAAATAATTATAATTAGGCTTATGCACTTCATAGAAACTGTTTATAACACGATTTACAGTGGAATGTGATACATTATGTTCTTTGGCTAAATCACATTCAGAAATCTTATTAGAAGCTGCAAGAGCAACAGCTACTTTAGTATTATTAGATATATAACAATGCTGATTAACAATAGATGTCTTGAGAGTAAAGGTACTATTACAATGATGACATTTATAACGTTGTTTTTTAAGTTTTAAATAAGCATTCATATTAGATACTTTAGGTAAAGTTATTGTAGATGTCTTAAAGCCATGCTTTTCAAACTGGTTATCAAATACACAACCACATGAATAACAATATTGAGGCTGATATGTGAGAGTTCCATAATAGATTTGTGATCTAACACCCTTAATAATTTCTTCTGAGTAAAAGTTTTCATTAAAAGAAATATTTTCATCTTTTAAATTTAGTACTTTTACGATACAATTGTATTGAGACATATTTCCAATCCTTTCATTAGTGATTTCGTCGTTATTAATTGTATCAGGATATTGGAAATCTGTCTCATTTTTTTATGCAAATTAAATGGTGTGAGTTTATTACCCACACCAAATATTATAGAACCAAATAAAAATGGTAGGAGATCCTACCATTTTTATTTTATCTATTAGATTTTATATGTCTGAAAGATGAAATAGTTCATCATTATCATCCATATCATCAGTATTATTTTTAAATGAATATCTTAAGTTATGATACTTAAGTCCTGTAAAGACAAATACGATATCTAAAAAAGAAAATAAAAATGAGATGAATTGTGAAATGATTAATAATACAATAAATAAAATCATTCTATCACTTGCAAAAGCATTCGCTTCTAAGCGATTAAAAATACTAGTTATACCACCAGCTAAAATGATTAGAATAATAGAGAATACTAAGTGTCCTTTAATACATCGTTTGGTTTTATTGAAAACCCCATCAGAGCCTTCTGTCATCGCAATATATGGAATAAATCGGTAGTATCCCATGTAATAAAACATGATAATTAATAAACCAATAGAGAGACCTATAACAAGAAGTAGACCTAAGGGTCCAAATGAAACAAATATACCAATAAAAATAAAGTAAATAATAAATCCAACAAACATAATTAGAAAGAAAACAATATACATTAAAAAATAATGTAAAAATTGAGTAATAATTGGTTTACGTATTTTATAAAGAATAATCTCTTTATAGGTTATTTTTGTAAGTAATCCATAGATTATTATAGATAAAGTAGTAGTTAATAATATAAGTAAAAAAATTTTTGGACCATATGCTTCTAATATTGCTTTTGAGTCTTTCATACGTTCTGGGTTAAGTAATACTGAATAAGTATTTTCAAATTTAAAGTACATTAGTAAAGCAAAAACTGATTGAATAATAAAAAGTAGTGTAATAATTAGTCCTTTTTTTCTAAAGACTTCAACCATGTTATGTAAAATATCTTCTACTTGAAAATTATAATTTTTCATAACTATATATCCCCCTTCGTTAACTTAAATCAATTGTAACATATTACCAATTATTAGTAAATGTAATATATCTTATATAAGTGAAAATGATAGGTTAACCTTCTTCATTTGTTTGATATAAATCTTCATTTAATTCACAATCTAATCCTGTAAAGACAAATGTAATATCAAAAAAGTGAAGGAAAAATGTGAGAAATGAAGAAATAATCCATAATCCAAAAAATAATTTCATATTATCAACTGTAATAGCTTTCAATTCAAGACGAGTAAAGAGTTTTGATAAACTAGTATTTAAAAGGATTAGAATGATTGAAAATTCTAGGTGTCCATTAATATATCGCTTAGATTTACTGAAAATCTCTTTAATACCTTCTACCATTGTAATATAAGGAATAAAGCGATGGTAACCCAGGAAATAAAATAACAAAAGTACTAGGATAGGAATTGTATAAATTGTTAAACCAATTGTTAAGAATATAAGAAGTCCAATTTTTATTATAAGATAAAAAAGGATATATATTAAAAAATATCTTAGTAATTGTTTTAAGATTGGTGTTTTTGTTTTAGTTAACATAATCTTTTGAAAGATTATTTTTGAGAGTAATCCATAAACTATTGTTGAAATAATAATAATAAATAACAAAGATAAAATGAAATTTTGAATTAAAAATAGTGTAAAATATTTAGTATAAAAAAAGACAGAATAATGTAGATATTTAGTCTAAATAAAAAAAATTTTAAAAGCAATCATTATTAAGTGGAAAAAAAACACAATATGTTATAAAATAAGAATATTGAAAAGTTATTGGAGGAAGATAATGTTATTTAAACGTTTTAATAAAAAATCAAATATTAAATTAGATATAAGTAGACTTCCGAAGCATATCGCATTTATTATGGATGGAAACGGTCGTTGGGCAAGACGAAGAGGGTTGCCGAGAACTGCTGGTCATAATGAAGGAGGTAAGTCACTTCTTAAAACATTAAAGGCATGTAATGATTTAGGAATTGAAGCAATGACAGTTTATGCTTTTAGTACTGAAAATTGGTCTCGACCTGAAGAAGAAGTCAATTATTTAATGGAATTACCTGGTCGTTATATTAAAAATTATTTACCAAAAATTAAAGAAGCGAATATTAAGATTAATTTCATTGGTTTTATAGATCAATTATCTGATAATCTTAAGCAAGAGGTTGATAAAGCCATAGACGAAACAAAAGATAATACAGGTTTGATATTTACAATTGCGTTAAACTATGGTTCACAAGATGAAATCGTACAAGCTACTAAAGAAATCGCATCAGCGTGTATGAATGGAGCTATTTCAGTTGATCAAATATCTAAAGAATATTTTTCTACTAAATTAATGACCTACGGGCTACCGGATATTGATTTGCTGGTTAGAACAAGTGGCGAAATTAGAATTAGTAACTACTTATTATGGCAAATTGCCTATAGTGAATTATATTTTACGAAAAAGTATTGGCCTGATTTTAATGAAGTAGATTTAAGAAAGGCTATATTTGAATATCAAAAAAGAAATCGTCGTTATGGAGGTTTAAAAGGAGAATAATTATGAAGCAAAGAGTTATTACAGGTATTGTTATTATATTGATTTTAATTCCCATATTTTTATCAAAGATGTTGTATGATATCAACCATTATATATATATTTTAGGTTTTATTTTAGCGATTATTGCGATGAATGAAATGATTTCTATGAAGGAATCAGAAAAGAATCTACCATTTGAAATTCATTTATTAGCTTATTTATCAGTAATTTATATTAGCTTTTATGAAAGTTTGGGCGATATATTTTCATTTCAAGTTAAAGAAAGCATCAATATCTTACCATATATTATTATTATCTTAACCATTGCAATGGTTTTAAGAAAGAAATTTAAAATAGTCGATGCAAGCTTTATGTTATTTGCGATTTTTTATATTGGATTAACCTTCCATAGCTTAGTTTACTATTTATTAGCTGAAAATGGTATGTATGTGTTACTATATCTTATATTAATTGCGATGTTTACAGATACTTTTGCTTATTTTTCTGGTACCCTATTTGGAAAACATAAATTATGTCCATCGATAAGTCCTAAAAAGACAATTGAAGGTTCTTTAGGTGGAACAATTATTGCGACGATTTTAGTTTCAATTTATGCAATATTCTCTCATAAAATTGATTTTTTATTTGATAATTCAATGATATATATTATTGGATTAACTTTTGTTTTATCAATTTTATCGCAATTTGGTGATTTAGCTGCCTCTGTTTTAAAACGACATTATAAAATAAAAGATTATGGGAATTTATTTCCAGGACATGGTGGCGTATTAGACAGATTAGATAGTATATTATTTGTTTCTTTAACTTATTATTATATTACAGAATTTCTTACACTGGTGTTTTAGGGGGATAATATGAAGAATATAATACTACTTGGAGCGACTGGTTCGATTGGTACTCAAACACTTGATGTAATTGCACATAATGAAGAAGATTATCAATTAATTAGTATTGCTTTAGGTAAAAATATTAAAAAAGCGATAGAAATCATCAAAAAATTTAGGCCACTATATGTTAGTGTAGAGAATGAATGTGATGCAAACTACTTAAAGAATCTATTCAAAGAAATTGAATTTGGGTATGGTGAAGAGGGGCTAATAAAAGCAGCCACCATTGATTCTAATAATTCTTATGAAACGGTTGTTGTTACTGCTGTAGTCGGCTCAGTTGGTTTACTACCGACAATAGAAGCAATAAAAAAAGGTTTCACAATTGCCCTTGCCAATAAAGAAACTTTAGTAACAGCTGGTCATATTGTATGTGATTTGGCCAATAAACATCAGGTTAATTTATTACCAGTTGATAGTGAACATTCGGCCATATTTCAATCATTAAATGGTGAAAACCCCAAAAATATAAAGCAATTAATTATTACGGCAAGTGGTGGGTCATTTAGAGATAAATCAAGGGAAGATTTGAAAAAAGTTACCTTAAAAGAAGCTTTAAACCACCCTAACTGGTCAATGGGGAGTAAGATTACGATTGACTCAGCTACCATGATGAATAAGGGATTTGAAGTAATTGAAGCGCATTATTTATTTCAATTACCTTATGAAAGAATTACAACTCTATTACATAAAGAAAGTGTTATTCATTCTATGGTTGAATTTGTTGATACTTCAATTATTGCCCAGTTAGGAACCCCGGATATGAGGATTCCAATACAGTATGCACTTTCTTACCCTGAGAGAATTGAATTAAAACAAGCGAAAAGACTTAAACTAGAAGAAATAGCCTTACTTCATTTTAATACAATGGATTTTAATCGATTTCCATGTTTGAAATATGCTTATGATGCTGGAAATACAGGCGGTAGTATGCCAACAGTTTTAAATGCAGCAAATGAAGCAGCAGTAAAACTATTCTTAGAAGGAAAAATAAGTTTTTTAGAAATTGAAAAAATTATCTATGAATCCTTAGAAAAACATAAAGTGATTAAGGAACCAGACCTAGAAACAATATTATTACTTGATAAAGATACAAAAAAAAGGATTTTATCCACTCATCTGAAAGGAGAATAACATATGAGCTTTTTATTATATTTCATCATTTTTATTTTTGTCTTAGGGATTATCGTCCTAATTCATGAGTTCGGACATTTTCTATTTGCGAGAAGAGCAGGGATATTATGTCATGAATTTTCAATTGGGATGGGACCTGCTTTGTACAAAATAAAACGTGGAGAAACAACTTATGCCATTCGAGCAATTCCTTTAGGAGGATATGTTTCGATGGCGGGAGAGGACCCAGAAACAGAAAAAATTAAAAAAGGTAAAGTTGTTTATTTAGAAATGGTAGGAAATGCGGTTAAAAATATTTATTTATATAAACCCCAAGATGTAAAAGTAACTTATGCTAAAGTGATTGATTTTGACTTATATGGTAAAGAAGGAAATAATTTATATATACACTATGAAGGTGAATCTGGTGAAACCCATTTTGTAACAGTTGCACGCGATGCCTATTATCAGTTAAATAAAGGGTTGGAAATGCAAATTGCTCCATATGACCGCTGTTTTGAGTCTAAATCATGGATTAATCGTTTTTTAACAGTTGTTGCTGGTGCGGGATTTAATTTTATTTTAGCAATCATTGTTTTTATTGTTGTTAATTTAACAACAGGCGTTGCTGTAACCCAACCTATCATTGGAAGTGTATCAGATAATTCACCAGCTGAACTAGTAGGTTTACAGGAAAATGATGAAATTGTTAAAATGGCAATTGATGATGAAGTTGCAATATCTATTGATAGTTGGGATGACATATCAACATTTATGAGAAATTACGAAAATGGTGTCATCAAAATTACCGTTAAAAGAGATGGAGAATTATTACCAGCTCCACTTGAAGTAAGACCAGAATTATTTATTGCGACGATTGGTATAAAGAGTACCAATAATTTATCAAATACGATTATTGGTGGTGTATCACTTAATTCAAATGCTGATAAAGAAGGCTTAAAATCTGGTGATGAAATCATTAAAATATCTGGTACTTTAAATGATGACAAAAATACTAAACAGGTTGAAAATACATTTATAGAAGCAAGTAAAGCAAATAATGACTTAAATAATTGGACAGATATCTCTAATGTATTAGAAAACTTCTATTTATCTGAAAAAATTAATATTACAGTTTTAAGAGATGGTACTACTCATACCTTTACTGTTCAATCAATAAAAGCACTAGAATCAGCAAATGTCACTCAAGCTATGGTTGGAATTACACATAAAACAGAATTTAATTTTTTCAAGTCTATCGGCTATGGGGTTAAAGATACCCTTAATGTAATTGGTTCTATATTTCAAACATTAGATATGCTTTTTAATAATAAAAATGTGAGTATTCGTGATTTATCTGGTCCTGTGGGAATATATGATATGACTAAAACATTTGCGATGGCAGGATTCATAGCGTTATTAAGTTGGGTCGGATTTATTAGTGCTAATATTGGTTTTGTTAACTTATTACCTTTACCAGCACTTGATGGTGGTCGATTACTTTTCTTATTGATAGAAGGAATTGTTAGAAGACCAATTAATCGAAAAATAGAAGGATATATCCATACAGTAGGTTTTATCTTATTTATGCTTTTATTTTTATTTATCACATTTAATGATATTATTAGAATTCGAGGATAGGAGATTAACATGAAACAAAGTTTATTATTTATACCAACCTTAAGAGACAATCCAAAAGAAGCAGAAATAATCTCTCATAAATATATGCTTCGAGCAGGGTATATTAAGCAAATTGCTGCTGGTATCTATACTTATTTACCCCTTGCCCTCCGTTCATTAAAAAAAGTAGAACAGATTATTCGTGAAGAATTAGACGCAATTGGAGCAGGAGAATTATTAATGCCAGCCTTACAACCATCTGAATTATGGATTGAATCTGGTAGATGGAATCAATATGGTGATACTTTAATGCGAATGAAAGATCGTCATGAAAGAGAATTTGCCTTAGGACCAACGCATGAAGAAGTTGTAACTTACATCATCAAAGATGTTTTAAATAGTTATAAAAAGCTACCAATTACCTTATATCAAATTCAAACAAAGTTTCGAGATGAGTTACGTCCACGCTTTGGTTTAATGCGAGGTAGAGAATTTATCATGAAGGATGCTTATTCGTTTCACTCTACTAAAACCTCAT from Mycoplasmatota bacterium carries:
- a CDS encoding dUTP diphosphatase (catalyzes the formation of dUMP from dUTP); translation: MRTRGFEIVNGYENESITIPMRQTLYSAGYDIEACETVEIAPNEVKLVKTGLKAYMLEDELLKLYIRSSMAINKGVMLANNVGIIDSDYYNNEKNNGHIIIPLYNFSNQLLIIYKGEKIAQGIFEKYLVVDKDTPNHQIRKGGFGSSNH
- a CDS encoding elongation factor Ts → MTVTAKMVKELRDKTGAGMMDCKKALVACEGDMGEAIDWLREKGIAKAAKKAGRIAAEGLCEVVIEGNTAFLFELNSETDFVAKNDQFLNLLSKLGKILIEAKPADITEALSIEKEGKTVEAHVVEASAKIGEKLTLRRVTKVTKTDTQVFGTYKHMGGKIAVITVLEGDNPVAAKDIAMHVAAINPRYIDETGVNAADVEHERTMFTKEFENELANETNEKAKAAKMKRIPQIVEGKVNKWLKESCLVEQPFVKNPDVTVLQYTESNNSKVVQFIRFEVGEGIEKKVDNFAEEVRAQVRA
- the rpsB gene encoding 30S ribosomal protein S2, translated to MAVVSMKQLLEAGVHFGHQTRRWNPKMEKYIYAKRNGIYIIDLQKSQAKIDEGYKLIFDIVKDGGKILFVGTKKQAQHAVREEAIRANQYYVNQRWLGGTLTNYATLKTRINRLFELEAMVEDGSISNYPKKEQILMKKELEKLQKFFNGIKDMNQLPSALFVIDPKKEKNAILEARKLHIPVFGIVDTNCDPDDLDFVIPANDDAIRAVKLILTVMANAAVEAQGGTIVRLNESRDRDRDRREERKDSQTKQVVEEKKETTEESAE
- the pyrH gene encoding UMP kinase, producing MDNKHYKRVILKLSGEALSGDKKVGIDPITVKEIAMEIKDAYSTGVQIGIIVGGGNIWRGKSASEMGMERASADYMGMLATVMNALALQNALESIGVDTRAMTSISMEAVAEPYIRRRAIRHLEKGRIVIFGGGTGNPYFSTDTTAALRAAEIDAEAILMAKNRVDGVYDSDPVINPNAKKYEVLTFLELLNRNLGVMDSTAASLCMDNNIDVVLFNMNTKGNIKKAVEGQKIGTTVKGR
- a CDS encoding isoprenyl transferase, which codes for MLFKRFNKKSNIKLDISRLPKHIAFIMDGNGRWARRRGLPRTAGHNEGGKSLLKTLKACNDLGIEAMTVYAFSTENWSRPEEEVNYLMELPGRYIKNYLPKIKEANIKINFIGFIDQLSDNLKQEVDKAIDETKDNTGLIFTIALNYGSQDEIVQATKEIASACMNGAISVDQISKEYFSTKLMTYGLPDIDLLVRTSGEIRISNYLLWQIAYSELYFTKKYWPDFNEVDLRKAIFEYQKRNRRYGGLKGE
- a CDS encoding phosphatidate cytidylyltransferase, whose product is MKQRVITGIVIILILIPIFLSKMLYDINHYIYILGFILAIIAMNEMISMKESEKNLPFEIHLLAYLSVIYISFYESLGDIFSFQVKESINILPYIIIILTIAMVLRKKFKIVDASFMLFAIFYIGLTFHSLVYYLLAENGMYVLLYLILIAMFTDTFAYFSGTLFGKHKLCPSISPKKTIEGSLGGTIIATILVSIYAIFSHKIDFLFDNSMIYIIGLTFVLSILSQFGDLAASVLKRHYKIKDYGNLFPGHGGVLDRLDSILFVSLTYYYITEFLTLVF
- the dxr gene encoding 1-deoxy-D-xylulose-5-phosphate reductoisomerase; translated protein: MKNIILLGATGSIGTQTLDVIAHNEEDYQLISIALGKNIKKAIEIIKKFRPLYVSVENECDANYLKNLFKEIEFGYGEEGLIKAATIDSNNSYETVVVTAVVGSVGLLPTIEAIKKGFTIALANKETLVTAGHIVCDLANKHQVNLLPVDSEHSAIFQSLNGENPKNIKQLIITASGGSFRDKSREDLKKVTLKEALNHPNWSMGSKITIDSATMMNKGFEVIEAHYLFQLPYERITTLLHKESVIHSMVEFVDTSIIAQLGTPDMRIPIQYALSYPERIELKQAKRLKLEEIALLHFNTMDFNRFPCLKYAYDAGNTGGSMPTVLNAANEAAVKLFLEGKISFLEIEKIIYESLEKHKVIKEPDLETILLLDKDTKKRILSTHLKGE
- the frr gene encoding ribosome recycling factor, whose protein sequence is MPDTILFDAEERMEKAVESFRHELSTIRTGRASASVLDRITVDYYGAPTPINQTSSVTTPEARLLVVKPYDKSMVKAVEKAILSSDLGITPSNDGQVIRISFPQLTEERRKELAKRVHKYGEEAKVAVRNIRRDANDQLKKLEKNSTITEDDLKGYIEDVQTFTNDYTKKIDEYVEEKEKDILNV
- the rseP gene encoding RIP metalloprotease RseP, which produces MSFLLYFIIFIFVLGIIVLIHEFGHFLFARRAGILCHEFSIGMGPALYKIKRGETTYAIRAIPLGGYVSMAGEDPETEKIKKGKVVYLEMVGNAVKNIYLYKPQDVKVTYAKVIDFDLYGKEGNNLYIHYEGESGETHFVTVARDAYYQLNKGLEMQIAPYDRCFESKSWINRFLTVVAGAGFNFILAIIVFIVVNLTTGVAVTQPIIGSVSDNSPAELVGLQENDEIVKMAIDDEVAISIDSWDDISTFMRNYENGVIKITVKRDGELLPAPLEVRPELFIATIGIKSTNNLSNTIIGGVSLNSNADKEGLKSGDEIIKISGTLNDDKNTKQVENTFIEASKANNDLNNWTDISNVLENFYLSEKINITVLRDGTTHTFTVQSIKALESANVTQAMVGITHKTEFNFFKSIGYGVKDTLNVIGSIFQTLDMLFNNKNVSIRDLSGPVGIYDMTKTFAMAGFIALLSWVGFISANIGFVNLLPLPALDGGRLLFLLIEGIVRRPINRKIEGYIHTVGFILFMLLFLFITFNDIIRIRG